The Phyllopteryx taeniolatus isolate TA_2022b chromosome 17, UOR_Ptae_1.2, whole genome shotgun sequence genome window below encodes:
- the LOC133466977 gene encoding histone acetyltransferase KAT5-like isoform X4, with product MTKMADSGSSVEIVEGCRLPVLRKNQEHEDEWPLAEILSVKEVSGRKLYYVHYIDFNKRLDEWVTADRLDMKKLQFPKKEAKTPTKNGLPGSRPSSPERELKRKVEPVPLVPQVPPAPPVASLPASTEASPAAVYPAARETNTFKTREDHDQISSLTTNGTARRLIPSQPGRKRKANCGPTDEMIKVLQYNKPQSASVFLPPPEDSQDSSDGIPSAPRMTGSLVSDRSHDDIVTRMKNIECIELGRHRLKPWYFSPYPQELTSLPILYLCEFCLKYLKSLKCLQRHLTKCNLRHPPGNEIYRKGTISFFEIDGRKNKNYSQNLCLLAKCFLDHKTLYYDTDPFLFYVMTEYDSKGFHIVGYFSKEKESTEDYNVACILTLPPYQRRGYGKLLIEFSECTKSMMSKWACYLKCYPIICPSGYELSKVEGKTGTPEKPLSDLGLLSYRSYWSQTILEILMDLKPDNGERPQITINEISEITSVKKEDVISTLQYLNLINYYKGQYILTLSEDIVDGHERAMQKRHTRIDPKCLHFTPKDWSKRGKW from the exons ATGACGAAAATGGCGGACAGCGGATCATCG GTCGAAATTGTCGAGGGCTGTCGCCTTCCCGTTCTTCGTAAGAACCAGGAACACGAAGACGAGTGGC CATTGGCTGAGATTTTAAGTGTGAAGGAAGTGTCTGGGAGAAAGCTCTACTATGTTCACTACATTGACT TCAACAAACGTCTGGATGAGTGGGTCACAGCAGACAGGCTGGACATGAAGAAACTCCAGTTCCCGAAAAAGGAAGCAAAAACTCCAACTAAGAATGGTCTTCCAGGCTCCCGCCCCAGTTCACCTGAACGAGAATTG AAGAGGAAAGTGGAGCCGGTCCCTCTGGTACCGCAGGTGCCTCCTGCTCCCCCAGTGGCCTCCCTGCCAGCTTCAACTGAGGCTTCTCCGGCAGCTGTTTACCCTGCTGCGAGAGAGACCAACACCTTCAAGACCCGAGAAGACCATGACCAGatatcttccctcacgaca AACGGCACTGCTCGAAGGCTCATCCCCTCTCAGCCCGGCAGGAAGAGGAAAGCTAATTGTGGACCCACTGATGAG ATGATAAAGGTTTTGCAGTATAACAAGCCTCAAAGCGCCAGTGTCTTTCTACCACCACCAGAG gaTTCACAGGACAGTTCTGATGGCATCCCGTCTGCACCCCGTATGACAGGCAGTCTGGTGTCTGATCGCAGCCACGACGACATCGTCACCCGAATGAAAAACATTGAGTGTATAGAACTCGGTCGTCACAGGCTGAAGCCGTGGTACTTTTCTCCGTACCCACAAGAACTAACGTCGCTGCCCATTCTCTACCTCTGTGAATTCTGCCTCAAGTACCTCAAAAGTCTAAAGTGTCTACAGAGACATTTG ACAAAATGTAACCTCAGACATCCTCCAGGCAACGAGATCTACCGCAAAGGAACCATCTCATTCTTTGAGATTGATGGCAGAAAAAATAAA aattatTCCCAGAACTTGTGTTTACTTGCAAAATGTTTCCTGGACCACAAAACACTGTACTACGACACGGACCCTTTCCTCTTCTATGTAATGACTGAGTATGACTCCAAAGGCTTCCATATAGTGGGATACTTCTCAAAG gaaaaagagTCAACTGAGGATTATAATGTGGCCTGTATCCTGACATTGCCTCCTTATCAGCGGAGAGGTTACGGGAAACTGCTCATCGAGTTTAGTGAGTGCACAAAAAGTATGATGAGCAAATGGGCATGTTATCTAAAATGTTACCCCATCATCTGTCCTTCAGGTTACGAGCTGTCCAAGGTTGAAGGGAAGACGGGCACGCCAGAGAAGCCCCTCTCGGACCTCGGCCTGTTGTCTTATCGCTCCTACTGGTCACAGACCATCCTGGAGATTCTCATGGACCTTAAACCTGACAATGGCGAGAGGCCTCAGATTACCATCAA TGAGATCAGTGAGATCACAAGTGTCAAGAAAGAAGATGTCATTTCAACACTGCAGTACCTCAACTTGATCAACTATTATAAG GGCCAGTACATCCTGACACTGTCAGAGGACATTGTGGATGGGCATGAAAGAGCCATGCAGAAGAGGCACACACGTATAGatccaaaatgtcttcatttcACACCCAAGGACTGGAGCAAGAGGGGCAAGTGGTAA
- the LOC133466977 gene encoding histone acetyltransferase KAT5-like isoform X5 translates to MTKMADSGSSVEIVEGCRLPVLRKNQEHEDEWPLAEILSVKEVSGRKLYYVHYIDFNKRLDEWVTADRLDMKKLQFPKKEAKTPTKNGLPGSRPSSPERELRKSLDLNLQSATAPSRGKTLPTPKRKVEPVPLVPQVPPAPPVASLPASTEASPAAVYPAARETNTFKTREDHDQISSLTTNGTARRLIPSQPGRKRKANCGPTDEMIKVLQYNKPQSASVFLPPPEDSQDSSDGIPSAPRMTGSLVSDRSHDDIVTRMKNIECIELGRHRLKPWYFSPYPQELTSLPILYLCEFCLKYLKSLKCLQRHLTKCNLRHPPGNEIYRKGTISFFEIDGRKNKNYSQNLCLLAKCFLDHKTLYYDTDPFLFYVMTEYDSKGFHIVGYFSKEKESTEDYNVACILTLPPYQRRGYGKLLIEFSYELSKVEGKTGTPEKPLSDLGLLSYRSYWSQTILEILMDLKPDNGERPQITINEISEITSVKKEDVISTLQYLNLINYYKGQYILTLSEDIVDGHERAMQKRHTRIDPKCLHFTPKDWSKRGKW, encoded by the exons ATGACGAAAATGGCGGACAGCGGATCATCG GTCGAAATTGTCGAGGGCTGTCGCCTTCCCGTTCTTCGTAAGAACCAGGAACACGAAGACGAGTGGC CATTGGCTGAGATTTTAAGTGTGAAGGAAGTGTCTGGGAGAAAGCTCTACTATGTTCACTACATTGACT TCAACAAACGTCTGGATGAGTGGGTCACAGCAGACAGGCTGGACATGAAGAAACTCCAGTTCCCGAAAAAGGAAGCAAAAACTCCAACTAAGAATGGTCTTCCAGGCTCCCGCCCCAGTTCACCTGAACGAGAATTG AGGAAGAGTCTAGATCTCAACCTACAATCTGCCACAGCTCCTTCCAGAGGCAAAACCCTCCCCACTCCG AAGAGGAAAGTGGAGCCGGTCCCTCTGGTACCGCAGGTGCCTCCTGCTCCCCCAGTGGCCTCCCTGCCAGCTTCAACTGAGGCTTCTCCGGCAGCTGTTTACCCTGCTGCGAGAGAGACCAACACCTTCAAGACCCGAGAAGACCATGACCAGatatcttccctcacgaca AACGGCACTGCTCGAAGGCTCATCCCCTCTCAGCCCGGCAGGAAGAGGAAAGCTAATTGTGGACCCACTGATGAG ATGATAAAGGTTTTGCAGTATAACAAGCCTCAAAGCGCCAGTGTCTTTCTACCACCACCAGAG gaTTCACAGGACAGTTCTGATGGCATCCCGTCTGCACCCCGTATGACAGGCAGTCTGGTGTCTGATCGCAGCCACGACGACATCGTCACCCGAATGAAAAACATTGAGTGTATAGAACTCGGTCGTCACAGGCTGAAGCCGTGGTACTTTTCTCCGTACCCACAAGAACTAACGTCGCTGCCCATTCTCTACCTCTGTGAATTCTGCCTCAAGTACCTCAAAAGTCTAAAGTGTCTACAGAGACATTTG ACAAAATGTAACCTCAGACATCCTCCAGGCAACGAGATCTACCGCAAAGGAACCATCTCATTCTTTGAGATTGATGGCAGAAAAAATAAA aattatTCCCAGAACTTGTGTTTACTTGCAAAATGTTTCCTGGACCACAAAACACTGTACTACGACACGGACCCTTTCCTCTTCTATGTAATGACTGAGTATGACTCCAAAGGCTTCCATATAGTGGGATACTTCTCAAAG gaaaaagagTCAACTGAGGATTATAATGTGGCCTGTATCCTGACATTGCCTCCTTATCAGCGGAGAGGTTACGGGAAACTGCTCATCGAGTTTA GTTACGAGCTGTCCAAGGTTGAAGGGAAGACGGGCACGCCAGAGAAGCCCCTCTCGGACCTCGGCCTGTTGTCTTATCGCTCCTACTGGTCACAGACCATCCTGGAGATTCTCATGGACCTTAAACCTGACAATGGCGAGAGGCCTCAGATTACCATCAA TGAGATCAGTGAGATCACAAGTGTCAAGAAAGAAGATGTCATTTCAACACTGCAGTACCTCAACTTGATCAACTATTATAAG GGCCAGTACATCCTGACACTGTCAGAGGACATTGTGGATGGGCATGAAAGAGCCATGCAGAAGAGGCACACACGTATAGatccaaaatgtcttcatttcACACCCAAGGACTGGAGCAAGAGGGGCAAGTGGTAA
- the LOC133466977 gene encoding histone acetyltransferase KAT5-like isoform X2, producing the protein MTKMADSGSSVEIVEGCRLPVLRKNQEHEDEWPLAEILSVKEVSGRKLYYVHYIDFNKRLDEWVTADRLDMKKLQFPKKEAKTPTKNGLPGSRPSSPERELRKSLDLNLQSATAPSRGKTLPTPVPFAQLGQAEKPVFVLGPAHQRVLYGGNSQCLEVNKDLFLCSEKRKVEPVPLVPQVPPAPPVASLPASTEASPAAVYPAARETNTFKTREDHDQISSLTTNGTARRLIPSQPGRKRKANCGPTDEMIKVLQYNKPQSASVFLPPPEDSQDSSDGIPSAPRMTGSLVSDRSHDDIVTRMKNIECIELGRHRLKPWYFSPYPQELTSLPILYLCEFCLKYLKSLKCLQRHLTKCNLRHPPGNEIYRKGTISFFEIDGRKNKNYSQNLCLLAKCFLDHKTLYYDTDPFLFYVMTEYDSKGFHIVGYFSKEKESTEDYNVACILTLPPYQRRGYGKLLIEFSYELSKVEGKTGTPEKPLSDLGLLSYRSYWSQTILEILMDLKPDNGERPQITINEISEITSVKKEDVISTLQYLNLINYYKGQYILTLSEDIVDGHERAMQKRHTRIDPKCLHFTPKDWSKRGKW; encoded by the exons ATGACGAAAATGGCGGACAGCGGATCATCG GTCGAAATTGTCGAGGGCTGTCGCCTTCCCGTTCTTCGTAAGAACCAGGAACACGAAGACGAGTGGC CATTGGCTGAGATTTTAAGTGTGAAGGAAGTGTCTGGGAGAAAGCTCTACTATGTTCACTACATTGACT TCAACAAACGTCTGGATGAGTGGGTCACAGCAGACAGGCTGGACATGAAGAAACTCCAGTTCCCGAAAAAGGAAGCAAAAACTCCAACTAAGAATGGTCTTCCAGGCTCCCGCCCCAGTTCACCTGAACGAGAATTG AGGAAGAGTCTAGATCTCAACCTACAATCTGCCACAGCTCCTTCCAGAGGCAAAACCCTCCCCACTCCG GTGCCAtttgcacaacttggccaaGCGGAGAAACCTGTCTTCGTTCTGGGCCCAGCACACCAGCGGGTTCTGTATGGTGGGAATTCACAGTGTTTGGAAGTAAACAAGGACCTTTTCTTGTGCAGTGAA AAGAGGAAAGTGGAGCCGGTCCCTCTGGTACCGCAGGTGCCTCCTGCTCCCCCAGTGGCCTCCCTGCCAGCTTCAACTGAGGCTTCTCCGGCAGCTGTTTACCCTGCTGCGAGAGAGACCAACACCTTCAAGACCCGAGAAGACCATGACCAGatatcttccctcacgaca AACGGCACTGCTCGAAGGCTCATCCCCTCTCAGCCCGGCAGGAAGAGGAAAGCTAATTGTGGACCCACTGATGAG ATGATAAAGGTTTTGCAGTATAACAAGCCTCAAAGCGCCAGTGTCTTTCTACCACCACCAGAG gaTTCACAGGACAGTTCTGATGGCATCCCGTCTGCACCCCGTATGACAGGCAGTCTGGTGTCTGATCGCAGCCACGACGACATCGTCACCCGAATGAAAAACATTGAGTGTATAGAACTCGGTCGTCACAGGCTGAAGCCGTGGTACTTTTCTCCGTACCCACAAGAACTAACGTCGCTGCCCATTCTCTACCTCTGTGAATTCTGCCTCAAGTACCTCAAAAGTCTAAAGTGTCTACAGAGACATTTG ACAAAATGTAACCTCAGACATCCTCCAGGCAACGAGATCTACCGCAAAGGAACCATCTCATTCTTTGAGATTGATGGCAGAAAAAATAAA aattatTCCCAGAACTTGTGTTTACTTGCAAAATGTTTCCTGGACCACAAAACACTGTACTACGACACGGACCCTTTCCTCTTCTATGTAATGACTGAGTATGACTCCAAAGGCTTCCATATAGTGGGATACTTCTCAAAG gaaaaagagTCAACTGAGGATTATAATGTGGCCTGTATCCTGACATTGCCTCCTTATCAGCGGAGAGGTTACGGGAAACTGCTCATCGAGTTTA GTTACGAGCTGTCCAAGGTTGAAGGGAAGACGGGCACGCCAGAGAAGCCCCTCTCGGACCTCGGCCTGTTGTCTTATCGCTCCTACTGGTCACAGACCATCCTGGAGATTCTCATGGACCTTAAACCTGACAATGGCGAGAGGCCTCAGATTACCATCAA TGAGATCAGTGAGATCACAAGTGTCAAGAAAGAAGATGTCATTTCAACACTGCAGTACCTCAACTTGATCAACTATTATAAG GGCCAGTACATCCTGACACTGTCAGAGGACATTGTGGATGGGCATGAAAGAGCCATGCAGAAGAGGCACACACGTATAGatccaaaatgtcttcatttcACACCCAAGGACTGGAGCAAGAGGGGCAAGTGGTAA
- the LOC133466977 gene encoding histone acetyltransferase KAT5-like isoform X1 — translation MTKMADSGSSVEIVEGCRLPVLRKNQEHEDEWPLAEILSVKEVSGRKLYYVHYIDFNKRLDEWVTADRLDMKKLQFPKKEAKTPTKNGLPGSRPSSPERELRKSLDLNLQSATAPSRGKTLPTPVPFAQLGQAEKPVFVLGPAHQRVLYGGNSQCLEVNKDLFLCSEKRKVEPVPLVPQVPPAPPVASLPASTEASPAAVYPAARETNTFKTREDHDQISSLTTNGTARRLIPSQPGRKRKANCGPTDEMIKVLQYNKPQSASVFLPPPEDSQDSSDGIPSAPRMTGSLVSDRSHDDIVTRMKNIECIELGRHRLKPWYFSPYPQELTSLPILYLCEFCLKYLKSLKCLQRHLTKCNLRHPPGNEIYRKGTISFFEIDGRKNKNYSQNLCLLAKCFLDHKTLYYDTDPFLFYVMTEYDSKGFHIVGYFSKEKESTEDYNVACILTLPPYQRRGYGKLLIEFSECTKSMMSKWACYLKCYPIICPSGYELSKVEGKTGTPEKPLSDLGLLSYRSYWSQTILEILMDLKPDNGERPQITINEISEITSVKKEDVISTLQYLNLINYYKGQYILTLSEDIVDGHERAMQKRHTRIDPKCLHFTPKDWSKRGKW, via the exons ATGACGAAAATGGCGGACAGCGGATCATCG GTCGAAATTGTCGAGGGCTGTCGCCTTCCCGTTCTTCGTAAGAACCAGGAACACGAAGACGAGTGGC CATTGGCTGAGATTTTAAGTGTGAAGGAAGTGTCTGGGAGAAAGCTCTACTATGTTCACTACATTGACT TCAACAAACGTCTGGATGAGTGGGTCACAGCAGACAGGCTGGACATGAAGAAACTCCAGTTCCCGAAAAAGGAAGCAAAAACTCCAACTAAGAATGGTCTTCCAGGCTCCCGCCCCAGTTCACCTGAACGAGAATTG AGGAAGAGTCTAGATCTCAACCTACAATCTGCCACAGCTCCTTCCAGAGGCAAAACCCTCCCCACTCCG GTGCCAtttgcacaacttggccaaGCGGAGAAACCTGTCTTCGTTCTGGGCCCAGCACACCAGCGGGTTCTGTATGGTGGGAATTCACAGTGTTTGGAAGTAAACAAGGACCTTTTCTTGTGCAGTGAA AAGAGGAAAGTGGAGCCGGTCCCTCTGGTACCGCAGGTGCCTCCTGCTCCCCCAGTGGCCTCCCTGCCAGCTTCAACTGAGGCTTCTCCGGCAGCTGTTTACCCTGCTGCGAGAGAGACCAACACCTTCAAGACCCGAGAAGACCATGACCAGatatcttccctcacgaca AACGGCACTGCTCGAAGGCTCATCCCCTCTCAGCCCGGCAGGAAGAGGAAAGCTAATTGTGGACCCACTGATGAG ATGATAAAGGTTTTGCAGTATAACAAGCCTCAAAGCGCCAGTGTCTTTCTACCACCACCAGAG gaTTCACAGGACAGTTCTGATGGCATCCCGTCTGCACCCCGTATGACAGGCAGTCTGGTGTCTGATCGCAGCCACGACGACATCGTCACCCGAATGAAAAACATTGAGTGTATAGAACTCGGTCGTCACAGGCTGAAGCCGTGGTACTTTTCTCCGTACCCACAAGAACTAACGTCGCTGCCCATTCTCTACCTCTGTGAATTCTGCCTCAAGTACCTCAAAAGTCTAAAGTGTCTACAGAGACATTTG ACAAAATGTAACCTCAGACATCCTCCAGGCAACGAGATCTACCGCAAAGGAACCATCTCATTCTTTGAGATTGATGGCAGAAAAAATAAA aattatTCCCAGAACTTGTGTTTACTTGCAAAATGTTTCCTGGACCACAAAACACTGTACTACGACACGGACCCTTTCCTCTTCTATGTAATGACTGAGTATGACTCCAAAGGCTTCCATATAGTGGGATACTTCTCAAAG gaaaaagagTCAACTGAGGATTATAATGTGGCCTGTATCCTGACATTGCCTCCTTATCAGCGGAGAGGTTACGGGAAACTGCTCATCGAGTTTAGTGAGTGCACAAAAAGTATGATGAGCAAATGGGCATGTTATCTAAAATGTTACCCCATCATCTGTCCTTCAGGTTACGAGCTGTCCAAGGTTGAAGGGAAGACGGGCACGCCAGAGAAGCCCCTCTCGGACCTCGGCCTGTTGTCTTATCGCTCCTACTGGTCACAGACCATCCTGGAGATTCTCATGGACCTTAAACCTGACAATGGCGAGAGGCCTCAGATTACCATCAA TGAGATCAGTGAGATCACAAGTGTCAAGAAAGAAGATGTCATTTCAACACTGCAGTACCTCAACTTGATCAACTATTATAAG GGCCAGTACATCCTGACACTGTCAGAGGACATTGTGGATGGGCATGAAAGAGCCATGCAGAAGAGGCACACACGTATAGatccaaaatgtcttcatttcACACCCAAGGACTGGAGCAAGAGGGGCAAGTGGTAA
- the LOC133466977 gene encoding histone acetyltransferase KAT5-like isoform X3 — protein sequence MTKMADSGSSVEIVEGCRLPVLRKNQEHEDEWPLAEILSVKEVSGRKLYYVHYIDFNKRLDEWVTADRLDMKKLQFPKKEAKTPTKNGLPGSRPSSPERELRKSLDLNLQSATAPSRGKTLPTPKRKVEPVPLVPQVPPAPPVASLPASTEASPAAVYPAARETNTFKTREDHDQISSLTTNGTARRLIPSQPGRKRKANCGPTDEMIKVLQYNKPQSASVFLPPPEDSQDSSDGIPSAPRMTGSLVSDRSHDDIVTRMKNIECIELGRHRLKPWYFSPYPQELTSLPILYLCEFCLKYLKSLKCLQRHLVNKASLQNWLNPVNPAGQSDCCSCVFDQTKCNLRHPPGNEIYRKGTISFFEIDGRKNKNYSQNLCLLAKCFLDHKTLYYDTDPFLFYVMTEYDSKGFHIVGYFSKEKESTEDYNVACILTLPPYQRRGYGKLLIEFSYELSKVEGKTGTPEKPLSDLGLLSYRSYWSQTILEILMDLKPDNGERPQITINEISEITSVKKEDVISTLQYLNLINYYKGQYILTLSEDIVDGHERAMQKRHTRIDPKCLHFTPKDWSKRGKW from the exons ATGACGAAAATGGCGGACAGCGGATCATCG GTCGAAATTGTCGAGGGCTGTCGCCTTCCCGTTCTTCGTAAGAACCAGGAACACGAAGACGAGTGGC CATTGGCTGAGATTTTAAGTGTGAAGGAAGTGTCTGGGAGAAAGCTCTACTATGTTCACTACATTGACT TCAACAAACGTCTGGATGAGTGGGTCACAGCAGACAGGCTGGACATGAAGAAACTCCAGTTCCCGAAAAAGGAAGCAAAAACTCCAACTAAGAATGGTCTTCCAGGCTCCCGCCCCAGTTCACCTGAACGAGAATTG AGGAAGAGTCTAGATCTCAACCTACAATCTGCCACAGCTCCTTCCAGAGGCAAAACCCTCCCCACTCCG AAGAGGAAAGTGGAGCCGGTCCCTCTGGTACCGCAGGTGCCTCCTGCTCCCCCAGTGGCCTCCCTGCCAGCTTCAACTGAGGCTTCTCCGGCAGCTGTTTACCCTGCTGCGAGAGAGACCAACACCTTCAAGACCCGAGAAGACCATGACCAGatatcttccctcacgaca AACGGCACTGCTCGAAGGCTCATCCCCTCTCAGCCCGGCAGGAAGAGGAAAGCTAATTGTGGACCCACTGATGAG ATGATAAAGGTTTTGCAGTATAACAAGCCTCAAAGCGCCAGTGTCTTTCTACCACCACCAGAG gaTTCACAGGACAGTTCTGATGGCATCCCGTCTGCACCCCGTATGACAGGCAGTCTGGTGTCTGATCGCAGCCACGACGACATCGTCACCCGAATGAAAAACATTGAGTGTATAGAACTCGGTCGTCACAGGCTGAAGCCGTGGTACTTTTCTCCGTACCCACAAGAACTAACGTCGCTGCCCATTCTCTACCTCTGTGAATTCTGCCTCAAGTACCTCAAAAGTCTAAAGTGTCTACAGAGACATTTGGTAAACAAAGCATCTTTACAAAACTGGTTGAATCCTGTAAATCCTGCTGGTCAGTCTGATTGTTGTTCCTGTGTCTTTGATCAGACAAAATGTAACCTCAGACATCCTCCAGGCAACGAGATCTACCGCAAAGGAACCATCTCATTCTTTGAGATTGATGGCAGAAAAAATAAA aattatTCCCAGAACTTGTGTTTACTTGCAAAATGTTTCCTGGACCACAAAACACTGTACTACGACACGGACCCTTTCCTCTTCTATGTAATGACTGAGTATGACTCCAAAGGCTTCCATATAGTGGGATACTTCTCAAAG gaaaaagagTCAACTGAGGATTATAATGTGGCCTGTATCCTGACATTGCCTCCTTATCAGCGGAGAGGTTACGGGAAACTGCTCATCGAGTTTA GTTACGAGCTGTCCAAGGTTGAAGGGAAGACGGGCACGCCAGAGAAGCCCCTCTCGGACCTCGGCCTGTTGTCTTATCGCTCCTACTGGTCACAGACCATCCTGGAGATTCTCATGGACCTTAAACCTGACAATGGCGAGAGGCCTCAGATTACCATCAA TGAGATCAGTGAGATCACAAGTGTCAAGAAAGAAGATGTCATTTCAACACTGCAGTACCTCAACTTGATCAACTATTATAAG GGCCAGTACATCCTGACACTGTCAGAGGACATTGTGGATGGGCATGAAAGAGCCATGCAGAAGAGGCACACACGTATAGatccaaaatgtcttcatttcACACCCAAGGACTGGAGCAAGAGGGGCAAGTGGTAA